The Candidatus Desulfofervidus auxilii DNA segment TTGGGCATTACAATAAATCTTTCTTTTAGCAAATCGCTGATTTTGAATAGCCCTGGCTGCTTCTACCCTTTTTCTTACCTCCACTGAACTTTCACTCTTTAGAGGCTGACTTAAATCCTGATAATTAACGGCAGGCACTTCAATATGTAAGTCAATTCTGTCCAATAAAGGCCCTGAAACCTTGGCTCTATAACGCTGAATTTGTAAATAACTACAGGTGCATTGATGTTTAGAATCTCCTAAAAATCCACAAGGGCAGGGATTCATGGCACAAACCAACATAAATCGGGCAGGATAACTAACAGTTGCCCCTACGCGGGCTACAGTAATCATGCCGTCTTCCAAAGGTTGTCTTAAGGCCTCCAGTACATTCCTTCTAAATTCTGGAAGCTCATCTAAGAATAATATGCTGTTTTAAGTTTCTGGCTTACCTCTGAAAGTCGTGTATAGACATGGTTTTACCTCCGGCCTGACCTTGACAAATTGTTTCTGAAATGCAAAGATACATTCCCCCTGGCAAGTCTTTTCTGCCCTGCCTCATTCAGGCGTGGATTCAATTCTACTCCCTGGCTGCCAGGGGGAAAAGCAATGCATACTTGTTTATTGCTGTCGACTTCCTTCATTTTCCTTCAGAAGGCACTCCCAGCACCACAGGTTCGTCTCCGTAGGTCGTGGGGCGAATCCCTCCTGACACGCCAAGATTTTCACGGAACTTGGTGGAATTTCGGCTCAGTTTTTACGTCATTTGACGTAAACTTGACGGAATAATCCTTTTTTCACAGTTGACACAAGTACATAATTTAGGTTACAACTTAAATAGATGTTAAACTGTTTGGAGATTCTGTTAAAATGCTGTTCCTTTTCCAACCACAGGAACTTGCTTTTTTCTTGGTAAGCCTTGCTAAGTTTTTGGTTAGTTTAAAGTATGAATAAGCAATATCTTGAATACCTCGTTGGTTTTGTTGCCGCTTATGCCCAGGAAATTGGTATTAGTCTTTCTAAAACTCAGGTAGTAAAATTTCTTTACCTAGCCGACCTTTTTTATGCTAGAGAATACAAAAAAACTCTGAGCAACTGGCCGTGGCGATACTGGCATTATGGCCCTTACTGCACAGAAGCAGTTGAATCTATTAAGAAAGCCCACCAAAAAAGTCTTATATTTGTTGAAGAAGGTTTGGAAGGTGAACTTTTCATAAAAGGTTCCAGATTTCATAGTGAGAAATATGAGCGGCATATCCCCGCTGAAGTTTCGTCTCCTCTAAAATACTACATAAAAACATTTGCCGGCGACCTTACGGGTTTACTTAATTATATTTATTCAGAGACAGAGCCAATGTTAGAAGCCGATTATGGAGATTATCTCGACTTTTCTACAGCCCAGAAATTACCCCCTTTAAAAAAAATCCACCTTCCGAGAATGTCAAAGGAAAGGCGCAAAAAATGCCGTGCTTTGATCGAACGAATTGTCAGCAGAAGGGAACAAATATTAAAAAACAGAAAGCCGCTTTGTTTATCACCAGAAGTACTTAAGATTGTAGAAAAAGCCTATCGTATCTGGGACGAAGAGGAAGCTTCTTCAGAGTTGGAATAATCGTTGCTAAAGATAAATGACTTCAAATGGACTTTTAGAACTGATTGAACCTTTTTATGAAGAAATAGATCAATTTTGGCCAATACAAACCGGCCAGTTCTGCCATGTAGTCACCCCTTATTTGAAAAAAGTGCCACAGATCCTGGAAATCATCGATTTCAAAACTGGTGGTAACTTTGAAGCCAGAAAAAGAAACGTTCGGCGCAAGGATTTCCTTCCTGAATCTTTTCCAGAACCTTTGAAACATTTTAAGTTCACCTTCACAGAAAGACCTCTTTTCGTAAAGGCTAAAAAACGGCCGGTTATTGCAATAAATCCAACACACATGGGCCATGAACTTTTAGACCCTATTATTAACAAACCACGACAGCATTTTATTTGGAAAGTTAAGTTAGGAATTCCAGTATACTCTCTTGAAACCGAAGAAAGGAGGTATTCGGGAATTCCCCAAGAGGTGGGAGTAATAGCCAATTATTTGCAATTGCCCCAATTTTTTTATTGCCCACCACCTGATTTTGTCACAAGGCACAGCATATCTGGAATAGCAAGGATAGACAGAATGTTTCTATTTTATCCCCAAGAACCTGCAGTAAAACCAACTAAATTGCGATTAACTCAGGAAGCCTGTAATATTTTGCTATGCATGATTGAAGAATGGATAGGTATTGGCTGTGAAGGAAAAGTGAGAGAAGATTTTAAAGCACTTAAGAAGGTGTTACATGACGAATTTGAAGACAAGGTTAAAGATAAAATCTCATTAAAAACCAAAAAGTAGTTATTGCGGACGGTCCAAGGTTTGGGTGTTGCAACTTAAAAATTCTCACTTTTAAAAAGCAGTTAAAATATCTATTCTCTGTGTATTTTGTTTTATTCAATTACCTACATTTTCATTGTTCAAATTAAATTTACTCATGTCTGGATCCATTTAGGACCTGCTTTCCCAATTTTTAAATATTTATCTCCATATTTAAAGAGATAAATTCCCATTTTTCCTTGGGGGAGTCCTGATGAAAAATGCCCTCTATCCAATACTTCTATTTGATCTTATCCGATGTGCGAACAATTCCCTTTTTACATTATCATAGCATTGAATCTATATATCAATTTACTCTATTTTCTTTATCAAACCTTCGATAAGATACATTAGTATCAAACCAGAAAATGGCTCCTTGTATACTCTCTCGCCCACAGTGATAGTGAGTTTGGCTTGGTCAATGCCTGTGAAATACTGCGTTTTTTCCTTACCCTCTCTTCTTATAGCTATGCCATCGCTGTAAGGTTCTACCGATACAATTTTTCGTAGGTCAATATTAATCGTGCGTTTCGCCCCCGAAAATACGAGTCTTTTATTAGTCAAAGTAAGAGAACCTTGATCTATAGTTCTCAACTCTTCGTTAGATTCACTTTTGGCGCGAAATCCTCCAACTCTAAAATAGACGCCTTTGGCGACTCTGAAACTTGGTCCTCCATATCCACCTATAGTTCGTCTAACTGCTCGTGGTTCCCACAAGAAAATATTAGGTAAGGCAAATATTAATTCTTCCTTTTTCTTCAATAAAATTGGTGCTTCACCGCCCATATGGATTGGAATATTCCCCTCTTTAAGTTGTGTCATCCAGTACTCCATATCCGCTTCTTTTTGTTTAGCATCTGACATACCACCATAAGCGATATTTTTCCATTCTCTTTCCGTGAGAAGCTGATTTCCATATTCCTGCCAGATTATGTTGGAGGTATCTGTAACCTTTGTAAGCTTGTATTTATCCCCTTTTGGCCTGAAGATTGCACCGCAACTGTCACACTCAAATTTTTCAGCGCTAACTAAGCCAAAAAACTTTTTTTTAGTGATCAGTAATAGTTTGCCTGATTTGCAAACAGGACATCTATCAACCCATAAAGCCTCAGGTGGAGCCGTAGGAGCTTTCTGTTCTAGGGAGGAATTCGGCTGGGGGAGGGGTGCACCACAATTACTGCAAAATTTACCCTCGTCCTCAAATCCACATTTAGGACATTTTACTTTCATGATTCACCTCTGCATAAATTTGTGAGCATTTCGTATAACGTCAGATTGTGTGATAAGTATTTTTAAAATTTTACCTTCCCACTATTCCACATTATTTGATTACAAATTGGGTTTACTAAGCCACTTTTTATCAGTATTTTACCTCTTCCTCCCACTTTTTGCGACCGTTAATTAGACTTTTTGACTTTTTACACAGCCTGACGGTTAAGCTTTAACCTGTTCATATCCGAACTGTTCAGATATAATACCAAATTAAGATACCGCCCCTGGAACCAAGTTCATCTTTCCCACTGCTTCTGCAACATCCTGGGGCCAGATGAAGATTCGGTTATAAGGCAAAACTCTGTAGTAGTCCTGAGGAGGAAAAATTTCTTTGGTGGTCATATCTGCACAAAATCGGCTAATCCAGCCATACTTTTCCCTTGATGAAAGCCTTTTGCCTTTTACCAACTTTTTTGTAATTTCATAGAGTCTGACGCACATTCTGAACTCATAACCAGTAAGCATCTTGGGTTCTGCCCATGCACCCTTCTTATTTTCATATGCATCCTTTGCCGCTTCCCGAAAAAGAACCAGGTCATCATATTTGGGCAGACTTGGATAAATAAGAAATGGAGCTCCCCAGCCTGATTCCACCATCAACAGGTTAAATGTGGCCCGGTCTTTACTAGACATAGAAGCCAATTCCTTTTTGCTGTAATAAGGAGACATATAAGCAAGCAACCGGCCATACTGGTCAAAATGCTGGTCAGCGGCACGCAGAAAGACCCTTCTTTTTTTACCATTAGGTAGGGTTAGTTTTTCTCTTACCAGTTCTCTGAATTTCTCTGTGGCCTTTATACCTTGTTCCTCTTGAAGTGTACCGGCCTTACCTGTAACGAGTTTGGGGTAAAGATATTCTGCCAGACCATCGCTTACAGGTGCCTTCCTCTGTTTAATCCATTCCGCCAGTTGTGCGAGTTTTTCATCATGCCTTGAAGGTTTCTGATTTCCAGGATAGTGCACTTCCGGGGTATCAATACTGAGCATTCTGATGCTGATGGAAACATAAGGAGTATCTCCATCTGTGGCTCTAAGATATTTCTTTCTCCCCAAACTATCAAGTTCAAAACCTTTGGGGTCCCAAAATATTTGAATAGGCATACTGGAAATTATATATCACGGAGAGACAATTGGTGTCAATGAGTTTTTTATTTTTACTCTTTACCTGCACAGACATTCCATAACATTGTAGTACTTTCCCCACAATCCCACGTGATTTTTTCTGGCCTCTTCAAGAAGTTGATTTAGTTTCACCCATTCATCCTGGGGTAATTCTTTACTTTTTTGACCGCGGTATTTATAAACACACGAATATCCATCCCGGACAATTCTTTCATTATAACAGGTCCCATCTGGAAGGTATATCAGAGCCAGAGTTCTGCCATAGTGTCCTGTGCCATAGACCACTACCCCAACTTTCTGGCCTTTATGCAGCAACGACTTGGCATAGTGTGTGGCTTCCTGGCCTAGGTTTTTTATGTAACCCTGAGAGACACCACACTCCTGG contains these protein-coding regions:
- a CDS encoding zinc ribbon domain-containing protein, whose product is MKVKCPKCGFEDEGKFCSNCGAPLPQPNSSLEQKAPTAPPEALWVDRCPVCKSGKLLLITKKKFFGLVSAEKFECDSCGAIFRPKGDKYKLTKVTDTSNIIWQEYGNQLLTEREWKNIAYGGMSDAKQKEADMEYWMTQLKEGNIPIHMGGEAPILLKKKEELIFALPNIFLWEPRAVRRTIGGYGGPSFRVAKGVYFRVGGFRAKSESNEELRTIDQGSLTLTNKRLVFSGAKRTINIDLRKIVSVEPYSDGIAIRREGKEKTQYFTGIDQAKLTITVGERVYKEPFSGLILMYLIEGLIKKIE
- a CDS encoding ATP-binding protein, with product MLFLDELPEFRRNVLEALRQPLEDGMITVARVGATVSYPARFMLVCAMNPCPCGFLGDSKHQCTCSYLQIQRYRAKVSGPLLDRIDLHIEVPAVNYQDLSQPLKSESSVEVRKRVEAARAIQNQRFAKRKIYCNAQMGTKLVNKFCVPDKTGKTLLETAMERLGLSARAYTRILKIARTIADLEAEEKILPQHIAEAIQYRTLDREII
- a CDS encoding thermonuclease family protein; the protein is MRRFKLALLYLVVLFFASSLSFAQFSYQATILKVSDGDTVWVLMDGRRVKLRLLGIDTPEKFKSKKLARDAQECGVSQGYIKNLGQEATHYAKSLLHKGQKVGVVVYGTGHYGRTLALIYLPDGTCYNERIVRDGYSCVYKYRGQKSKELPQDEWVKLNQLLEEARKNHVGLWGKYYNVMECLCR
- a CDS encoding type II toxin-antitoxin system antitoxin SocA domain-containing protein, whose protein sequence is MNKQYLEYLVGFVAAYAQEIGISLSKTQVVKFLYLADLFYAREYKKTLSNWPWRYWHYGPYCTEAVESIKKAHQKSLIFVEEGLEGELFIKGSRFHSEKYERHIPAEVSSPLKYYIKTFAGDLTGLLNYIYSETEPMLEADYGDYLDFSTAQKLPPLKKIHLPRMSKERRKKCRALIERIVSRREQILKNRKPLCLSPEVLKIVEKAYRIWDEEEASSELE
- a CDS encoding thermonuclease family protein — encoded protein: MPIQIFWDPKGFELDSLGRKKYLRATDGDTPYVSISIRMLSIDTPEVHYPGNQKPSRHDEKLAQLAEWIKQRKAPVSDGLAEYLYPKLVTGKAGTLQEEQGIKATEKFRELVREKLTLPNGKKRRVFLRAADQHFDQYGRLLAYMSPYYSKKELASMSSKDRATFNLLMVESGWGAPFLIYPSLPKYDDLVLFREAAKDAYENKKGAWAEPKMLTGYEFRMCVRLYEITKKLVKGKRLSSREKYGWISRFCADMTTKEIFPPQDYYRVLPYNRIFIWPQDVAEAVGKMNLVPGAVS